The following proteins come from a genomic window of Coleofasciculus chthonoplastes PCC 7420:
- a CDS encoding RNA recognition motif domain-containing protein produces the protein MSVRLYVGNLPKEPVDRDELQAIFAEASPSVSTKVIKDRKTGKCRGFGFVTVPNDELAEQIIEKFNGHVFKD, from the coding sequence ATGTCCGTTCGTCTTTACGTTGGCAACCTGCCAAAAGAACCCGTTGATCGCGATGAACTGCAAGCCATTTTTGCCGAAGCTAGTCCATCGGTTTCCACCAAAGTGATTAAAGATCGCAAAACGGGGAAATGTCGCGGATTTGGTTTTGTCACCGTTCCCAATGATGAGTTGGCTGAGCAAATTATTGAGAAATTCAACGGTCATGTCTTTAAAGACA